Below is a genomic region from Thermomicrobiales bacterium.
TCGATACGCCGCAGCGGCTGTATGACATGCCGGCCAACAAGTTCGTGGCCGGGTTCATTGGCTCTCCGTCGATGAACTTCATCGATACGACCATCGAGAAGCGCGAAGGACATCTCTACGCATCCAACCCGGGCGTGCTCAATATGCGCGTGCCGGATTGGAAAGAAAACGCGCTGGAGAAGTACATCGGCAAGAAGGTCATTCTTGGCGTTCGCCCCGAGCATCTCGTTCCCTGGGACCATGCAAATGGCATCGCCCCGTCTGACTCCAGAATTCCGGTCACCGTCGATGTGATCGAGTTGCTTGGTAACGAGATCTTCGTTTACCTGACGCTCGAGAATGGCGATACCATCACCGCCCGCATGGATCCGGATATCAAGCTGGAGCGCGGTCAGAAGCTGGAAGTCACGGCATCACCAGACAAACTGCACTTCTTCGATCCGGAAACGGAGTACGGCATCTACGTCTAGGCCAACGCCCGACAATGCAGCTCGAAGGGCCGGTTGCCGCCGGCCCTTCGTCGTTTTCCGAGCGTGCCGGGGGCATTTCTAGTTCGACGTATCTCCACTATTGGGTCGAGGGCGCTTTGTCCAAAGGAACGAGGGAAGGAACGATATGGGTGAGCAGGGCGACGGACTGGCTCCGGCAACCATCGCAGTCAAGGGCGGCAACGAGCACACCAGCGGGTCCGGTGTTTCGCCGTCGATTCAGCTTTCATCGACGTTCGTTCATGCCGGAGATCCAGGCAACCCGGACGACGGCATTTACTCCTACGGGCGCGGGGGATCGCCAGGGTTCACTGAGCTCGAGCGTGCGATTGCCGAACTGGAGCATGGAACGGACGCGGTCGTCTTCAACGCCGGAATCTCCGCCGCCATTGCGGCGCTTGCCGAAGGCGCCAATGGAACGGCTGTCGTGTTGCCCTACGATGCCTACTATGGCATTCGCGCTCGTGCATCTGAACTGCTGCCGCAGCGAGGCATCGAGGTCCGTTTCGTCGATCAATCGAACCTCGACGATCTGCGCGAAACGCTCGACGGCGCCTCGCTCTTGTGGACAGAGACTCCCACCAACCCGTTGCTTGCTATCGCTGACCTGGAAGCGGTCGGCAACCTATGCGCGGAGATGGGCATCCCCTGGTTCTGCGACAACACCTTTGCCACCCCGATATCGCAGAATCCGCTCGAATACGGCGCGGCTGGCGCCATGCACAGTGTCACCAAGTACATTGGCGGACACAGCGATCTGATCCTTGGCGCGGTGGCCGTGAACGACTCGGCCCTCGCCGGTCGGTTGCGCGGTCGTCGTGGCGATGTTGGGACGCAACCGGACGGGTTTACCTGCTGGCTGGCGCGGCGTGGTTCGCAAACGCTGGCGGTGCGTTTCGAACGGCAGTGCGAGAACGCCCTCGAACTGGCCCGCCGGCTCGATGCTCATCCTGCGGTGGAACATGTCTACTATCCTGGGCTCCCGGCCCATCCCGGGCATGCGACTGCAAAGAAGCAGATGCGGGGTTTCTTCGGCGCCATGCTCTCGTTCGTTGCAAGAGGAGGGCAGGAAGCCGCGCAACGGGTGGTCGACCGCTGCGAGATCTTCGTGCCCGCCACCAGTCTCGGTGGGGTCGAATCATTGATCGAGCGCCGCGCACGTTGGACCGCGGAGTCGGCTCATCCTGCCCTTCTTCGTCTTTCGATCGGTATCGAGGATGTCGAAGACTTGTGGCGAGATCTGGAAAGTGCCCTCTCATCGGGAGGGAATAGCTGATCCAATTTGTGCCCTTCGCGCCGTGGATTTCCTGGTTCGTGAGGATTGTTACGATTTTGTAACGGTAGCCTCAGCCCCCTCACAGGGTTGCCATGCTCTGGCCACTACAGTCGGCGCAGGCAAAGTGAGCTTCTTGGCATGGGCGCACCAACAGTGAATATCGCGCTTTCCGGGGAGTCGCTGAGCCTCGTACGGTTTCAGTAGAGTCCCGGAGGTGCCGGAATGGGTATATCGACAGATCTCGCGAAGGAACGAGTGAACCGGCGGACGATGATCAAGGGCGCCGCGGGTGTCACCGCAACAGGCGCCGCGTTGGGCATCGGCGCACGTATGGGCGACAACGGCGTCAAGGCAAGTTCGCTTCAGGAGAGTGTCGAAGCCATCGCCGAAGCGCGAGGGCTTACACCGCAAGATGTTCAGGCGGCGCTCAAGACGTTTGTCCCGAGCGGTGTGCACGACGATTTCCTGATCTTTAGCTCTGGCGGTCAGTCTGGTCAGGTGCTGGTAATCGGCGTTCCGTCGATGCGCCTGCTCAAAGTCATCGCCGTCTTCGCTCCCGAGCCATGGCAGGGCTTTGGGTTCTCGACCGAGACCCAGGAAGTCCTCGCCCAGGGCGCGGTCAACGGCCAGGTGCTGACCTATGGCGACACGCACCACCCCGGCCTCAGCGAGACCGAAGGCGAGTACGACGGACAGTGGCTTTTCATCAATGACAAGTCGAATGCCCGTATCGGCGTGATCGACCTGCGCGACTTCGAGACCAAGCAGATCGTCAAGAACCCGCACATCATCAGCAACCACGGCGGAACGTTCGTGACGCCGAACACCGAGTACATCATCGACGGTTCGCAATACGCGACTCCGCACTCGTGGGCGTATGCGCCGCTCGAGAATTATGCGGATGAGTACCGCGGCGCAATGACCTTCTGGAAGTTCGACCGCGATGCGGGCCGAATCGTTCCGGATCAGTCGTTCTCCGTCGAGCTTCCGCCGTATTGGAACGACCTCGCCGATGCCGGCAAGGGTCCGAGCATGGGCTGGATGTTCTCGAACACCTTCAACACCGAGATGTCCTTCGGCACCGGCGGTGGCGATCTGCCCCCGGTTGAGGTCGGCGCATCGCAGCGCGATATGGACTACCTGACCGTCATCAACTGGGAGAAGGCGGCGGAAGTCGTGGCGGCGGGCAAGTCCGAGGACATGAATGGGATGCAGATGATCCCGATGTCCGTGGCCGTCGAGGAAGGCTTGCTGTGGCAAGTCCCCGAGCCGAAGAGCCCGCACGGCGCCGATGTCACCCCGGACGGGAAGTACATCGTCGTCTCGGGCAAGCTCGATCCGCATGTGACCGTCTATAGCTTCGAGAAGATCCAGAAAGCGATCGCCGACGGGAACTACGAGCCGGATGCGTTCGGTGTTCCGGTGCTCGACTTCGAGTCTTGTGTCGAAGCCCAGGTGGAGCTCGGTCTTGGGCCCCTCCACACGCAGTTCGACGACAAGGGCTTTGCCTACACCAGCCTCTTCCTCGACAGCGGTATCGCGCGGTGGAAGGTTGGCGGAGAAGGAGTCGAAGACGGCTGGACGCTGGTCGACATGATTCCGATGCAATACAACACCGGCCACATCTGCGTCGCAGAGGGTGACACCGTTTCCCCGGCCGGGCATTACATGATCGGCATGAACAAGTGGGCGCTCGATCGCTTCCACCCGGTGGGACCGCTGCTGCCCCAGAACTTCCAGTTGATCGACATCAGTGGCGAGCAGCTGGAACTGATCTACGACATGCCGATTGGCATCGGCGAGCCGCACTACGTCCAGATGATCAAGTCGGAGCGCCTCGAGAACATCTGGGAGGTCTATCCGGAGGTCGGCTGGAACACGATGACGCAATCGCCGTCGGACGTTGCCGCCCAGATTGGCGAAGAGCGGATCGAGCGAGATGGCAGCAATGTCACCGTCTACATGACGTCGATTCGCAGCACGATCCGGCCCGACTTCATCGACATCAAGGTGGGTGACACCGTCACAATGAACATCACCAATGTCGAGATGGCGCTGGATGCCACGCACGGGTTCGTGATGCCTGGTCAGAACATCAACCTGAGCATCGAGCCGGGAGAGACGACATCGGTCACCTTTGTCGCCGACACACCGGGAACCTACCCGTACTACTGCACCGAGTTCTGCTCGGCCCTGCACCTCGAAATGATGGGCTACATGCTGGTTAGCCCGTAGTTGCAGCATCGGGCGCCGGCCACCCGGCCGGCGCCCGGTTCAAGAATCGTCTTTGTCCCTCTTGCCGTAGTGCACCAAGGATGCTGAACATGGCTATTGCCGGAGCTCCTCCTGTCAACGGAACGACAGTTGACAAACCGAAACACGCATGGTGGGCAAACGCAGTCGCGCGCGCACGCGCGACATGGATTCAGATCCCGATCCTGATCGCCTCCGCCGCCCTCCTGATTGCATCGATCTTCTTCGCCTACTGGAACATTGTGCTTCGCGCACCGCAGTACCCCAAGGGTCTCTCGGTCGATGTCTACGTGAACAAGCTCGAAGACATGCGCTCGGTGCGAGAGGTCGACGGGCTCAACCACTACATCGGAATGATCAAGCTCACCGATGCCGCCTCGATCGAGCGCATGATCTCGGTCTACGCTCTGGGCATCATGGCGATTCTGGCGGTCGTTTCCGTCTTCCTTCCCGGTTGGTGGCGACTGCTGGCCAGGCTTCCGATCGTGCTCTATCCGGTCGTGTTCGTAGCCGATCTCTTTGGATGGCTCTACTACGCGGGGAACAATCTCGATCCCACCGCCGCCCTGAGCAGCTCTATCAGCGAGTTCACCCCGCGCATCTTCGGCGAAGGCGTGATCGGTCAGTTCACGACGAAAGCGACGTTCGAGACTGGATTCTGGCTCGCAGTTGCGGCCGCTCTGCTCGCGCTGGTCGCAATCGTGCTGGACTGGAGGGCTAGGCGCCATGCGCCGGTCGCCTAGCGCCAGCGCTGCCCGGTGGTTGCTCCTGGGTCTGCTTCCAGCGCTTCTCCTCATCTCCTTCGCGGCCGCGCCGAATGCCGACGCGCGCCAGGAGTCCAATCAAACAGCTGACATCGTTGTTTGCAGCGACTGCGACGTAACGACGATCGCAGAAGCGATCCAGCTCGCCAAGGACGGGGATCGCATCGAGGTGCGCGGAGGGGTCTTTCCAGGTGGACTGACCATCGATACCTCGATCGAGCTCATCGGGGTCGACGACCCTGTTATCGACGGCAACGGCGCGGGCACCCTGGTGCTGGTCACCGCGCCGGACGTCACAATCGATGGATTCACGCTGCGCAACACTGGTTCGAGCCACGACAAGGAAGACAGCGCTATCCTGGTGGATGCTCCCGGCGCCACTGTGGTCAACAACCGCATCGAGAATGCGCTCTTCGGGATCTATCTTCGCCAGGCTCCCAATTCGGTGATCAGGAACAATTCGGTCACGGCGCTTTCGGTCGATGTCGCCATGCGAGGAGACGGTATCCGCGTTTGGTACTCGGACGATGTCACCATTGACGGGAACACCGCAACCGACGGCCGGGACATCATTCTCTGGTATTCGAACGACGCGCTGGTCACCAACAACTCATTCGACCGCAACCGCTATGGCATGCATCTCATGTTCAGCGACCGTGCGACCATCGAAGAGAACTCGTTCGACAGCAACACCATTGGTCTCTATGTCATGTACAGCCGCGATGTCCGCATCGTCAGCAATTCGCTTTCCAACAATGTCGGCGCCACCGGCGGTGGGCTGGGCATGAAGGACGTCGACGGCGCGCTGGTCGAGGGAAACCGGTTTGTCAACAACCAAACTGGCATCCAGATCGACACCTCGCCACGCGAACCCAACATCGAGCACTACTTCATCGGAAATGTCATTGCCTTCAATGACATCGGCGTTGCGCTGCAACCCGCAGTGAAAAACAACACGTTCATCGACAACGCCTTTATCGACAACACCGAGCATGTGAGCGTGCTTGGGCGCGGCGAGCTCAAGGGAATCTCCTGGGCCGAGGACGGGACAGGGAACTATTGGAGCGACTATGCGGGCTACGATGCCAATGGCGACGGGATCGGTGACCTCCCCTATGTCTCGCAGCAGTTGTTCGAATCCTTGCTGAGCGATCATCCGGAACTGCGGTTGTTTGCCTACAGCCCGGCGTCGATGGCGATCGATTTCGCTGCCAAGGCATTTCCGTCGTTTCGGCCAGCCGTCCGGTTCGAGGATCCATACCCGCTGATGAGCGCGACGGCCTCTCCCTATCTCCCGCCAATCGATGGGGAATCCGAATCCCGTCGCGTCGTCCTGGGGGTCTCAGGCGTCGTGGCTCTTGGCGCGGCGCTGGCTGGCGCGCATCATGTGCGCCGTCGTCGTCACTTCGATCCCATTGCAGCCGTCCCCAACCATGAGGTGAAATCGGCATGAGCATCGAGCGAAACTCCGAAATGGGAAGCGTTTCCAACATCTCGGTCCAGAATGTCTCCAAGTTCTACGGCCAGTTTCCGGCGCTCGACAAGATTTCATTCGAAGTCGGCGCTGGCGAGTCCGCTGCCCTTTGGGGACCGAACGGTGCTGGCAAGACCACCATCATGCGCTGTTTGCTCGGTCTGTCGAAGTACGAGGGCAGGATCGCCATCGCCGGGTACGATCCGGTGGCGCAGGGGCAGCTCGCCAGAAGCGTCATTGGTTACGTGCCGCAGGACCTGCCCGTGCAACCGATGACCATTGGCGAGATGGTCGCGTTCATCGCCAAGCTCAAGCGGGCTCCTTTGGACGAGTCGCTCGGCCGCCTCGCACTGCTGGGACTCGAGAAGGAAGCGAACAAAGAGATTCGCGCGCTTTCCGGCGGCATGAAGCAACGTCTCGCGCTTGCGCTTGCGCTCATCGGCAACCCGTCCATCTTGCTGTTG
It encodes:
- a CDS encoding ABC transporter ATP-binding protein, with product MSIERNSEMGSVSNISVQNVSKFYGQFPALDKISFEVGAGESAALWGPNGAGKTTIMRCLLGLSKYEGRIAIAGYDPVAQGQLARSVIGYVPQDLPVQPMTIGEMVAFIAKLKRAPLDESLGRLALLGLEKEANKEIRALSGGMKQRLALALALIGNPSILLLDEPTASLDAKGRADLLQLLHGLKRDGMTLIFSSHRPEDVLALADRILMLDGGVLTEERAPREFKETLESESRLVVFLRNGHMQVALDTLTEMGLKGSGEGKVVSVPIRVDQKALVLSAMTRNGVDIEDFDWEQYAWTEQ
- a CDS encoding nitrous oxide reductase family maturation protein NosD, with the translated sequence MRRSPSASAARWLLLGLLPALLLISFAAAPNADARQESNQTADIVVCSDCDVTTIAEAIQLAKDGDRIEVRGGVFPGGLTIDTSIELIGVDDPVIDGNGAGTLVLVTAPDVTIDGFTLRNTGSSHDKEDSAILVDAPGATVVNNRIENALFGIYLRQAPNSVIRNNSVTALSVDVAMRGDGIRVWYSDDVTIDGNTATDGRDIILWYSNDALVTNNSFDRNRYGMHLMFSDRATIEENSFDSNTIGLYVMYSRDVRIVSNSLSNNVGATGGGLGMKDVDGALVEGNRFVNNQTGIQIDTSPREPNIEHYFIGNVIAFNDIGVALQPAVKNNTFIDNAFIDNTEHVSVLGRGELKGISWAEDGTGNYWSDYAGYDANGDGIGDLPYVSQQLFESLLSDHPELRLFAYSPASMAIDFAAKAFPSFRPAVRFEDPYPLMSATASPYLPPIDGESESRRVVLGVSGVVALGAALAGAHHVRRRRHFDPIAAVPNHEVKSA
- a CDS encoding aminotransferase class I/II-fold pyridoxal phosphate-dependent enzyme — protein: MGEQGDGLAPATIAVKGGNEHTSGSGVSPSIQLSSTFVHAGDPGNPDDGIYSYGRGGSPGFTELERAIAELEHGTDAVVFNAGISAAIAALAEGANGTAVVLPYDAYYGIRARASELLPQRGIEVRFVDQSNLDDLRETLDGASLLWTETPTNPLLAIADLEAVGNLCAEMGIPWFCDNTFATPISQNPLEYGAAGAMHSVTKYIGGHSDLILGAVAVNDSALAGRLRGRRGDVGTQPDGFTCWLARRGSQTLAVRFERQCENALELARRLDAHPAVEHVYYPGLPAHPGHATAKKQMRGFFGAMLSFVARGGQEAAQRVVDRCEIFVPATSLGGVESLIERRARWTAESAHPALLRLSIGIEDVEDLWRDLESALSSGGNS
- the nosZ gene encoding Sec-dependent nitrous-oxide reductase, whose translation is MGISTDLAKERVNRRTMIKGAAGVTATGAALGIGARMGDNGVKASSLQESVEAIAEARGLTPQDVQAALKTFVPSGVHDDFLIFSSGGQSGQVLVIGVPSMRLLKVIAVFAPEPWQGFGFSTETQEVLAQGAVNGQVLTYGDTHHPGLSETEGEYDGQWLFINDKSNARIGVIDLRDFETKQIVKNPHIISNHGGTFVTPNTEYIIDGSQYATPHSWAYAPLENYADEYRGAMTFWKFDRDAGRIVPDQSFSVELPPYWNDLADAGKGPSMGWMFSNTFNTEMSFGTGGGDLPPVEVGASQRDMDYLTVINWEKAAEVVAAGKSEDMNGMQMIPMSVAVEEGLLWQVPEPKSPHGADVTPDGKYIVVSGKLDPHVTVYSFEKIQKAIADGNYEPDAFGVPVLDFESCVEAQVELGLGPLHTQFDDKGFAYTSLFLDSGIARWKVGGEGVEDGWTLVDMIPMQYNTGHICVAEGDTVSPAGHYMIGMNKWALDRFHPVGPLLPQNFQLIDISGEQLELIYDMPIGIGEPHYVQMIKSERLENIWEVYPEVGWNTMTQSPSDVAAQIGEERIERDGSNVTVYMTSIRSTIRPDFIDIKVGDTVTMNITNVEMALDATHGFVMPGQNINLSIEPGETTSVTFVADTPGTYPYYCTEFCSALHLEMMGYMLVSP
- a CDS encoding cytochrome C, which gives rise to MAIAGAPPVNGTTVDKPKHAWWANAVARARATWIQIPILIASAALLIASIFFAYWNIVLRAPQYPKGLSVDVYVNKLEDMRSVREVDGLNHYIGMIKLTDAASIERMISVYALGIMAILAVVSVFLPGWWRLLARLPIVLYPVVFVADLFGWLYYAGNNLDPTAALSSSISEFTPRIFGEGVIGQFTTKATFETGFWLAVAAALLALVAIVLDWRARRHAPVA